In the genome of Bradyrhizobium arachidis, one region contains:
- a CDS encoding MFS transporter: MSAQGMPSAAGTTAGTSKETPKGAWTVTFLLFLFMLVNFADKIVVGLAGVPIMTDMKLSAEQFGLLGSSFFFLFSISAIVVGFIVNKVPTRWVLLTLAVIWALAQFPMVGTVSFTTLLICRIVLGAGEGPAFSVAAHAIYKWFPDEKRTLPTAILSQGSAFGVILAVPALNWVIVNHSWHYAFGALGVVGLIWVAAWLALGKEGPLESTQVSAATEPAIPYLQLLTSRTFIGCVAATFGAYWALSLGLTWFTPFIVKGLGFSQSQAGFISILPWVFGATIVILTGWISQVMMARGYNTRIARGVLGAVPLVIGGLILAMMPHVQGASFQIVLLVVGTGLCGAIYVVCPPMLGEFTPVSQRGAILAIYGALYTLSGIIAPNVMGTVIQHAGSMLDGYMTGFSINAAVMVGSGLLGLLLLWPNTEKARLTGGAAAQPAPLKGAVSPT; this comes from the coding sequence ATGAGCGCTCAGGGAATGCCGTCCGCGGCGGGTACGACGGCAGGGACGTCCAAAGAAACGCCGAAGGGCGCCTGGACCGTCACGTTTCTGCTCTTTCTCTTCATGCTGGTAAACTTCGCCGACAAGATCGTCGTCGGCCTCGCCGGCGTGCCGATCATGACCGACATGAAGCTCAGCGCCGAGCAATTCGGCCTGCTCGGCTCCTCGTTCTTCTTCCTGTTCTCGATCTCGGCCATCGTCGTCGGCTTCATCGTCAACAAGGTGCCGACGCGCTGGGTGCTGCTCACGCTGGCCGTGATCTGGGCGCTGGCACAGTTTCCGATGGTCGGCACCGTCTCTTTCACCACGCTCCTGATCTGCCGCATCGTGCTCGGCGCGGGCGAGGGTCCGGCCTTCTCGGTCGCCGCGCACGCGATCTACAAATGGTTCCCCGACGAGAAGCGCACGCTGCCGACCGCGATCCTGTCGCAAGGCTCGGCCTTCGGCGTCATCCTCGCGGTGCCGGCGCTGAACTGGGTCATCGTCAATCACTCCTGGCACTATGCCTTCGGTGCCCTTGGCGTCGTAGGCCTGATCTGGGTTGCGGCCTGGCTCGCGCTCGGCAAGGAAGGGCCGCTCGAGAGCACGCAGGTCTCGGCCGCGACCGAGCCGGCGATTCCCTACCTGCAGCTTCTCACCTCGCGCACCTTCATCGGCTGCGTCGCGGCGACCTTCGGCGCTTACTGGGCGCTGTCGCTCGGCCTCACCTGGTTCACGCCTTTCATCGTCAAGGGTCTCGGCTTCTCGCAGAGCCAGGCTGGCTTCATCTCGATCCTGCCCTGGGTGTTCGGTGCCACCATCGTGATTCTCACGGGGTGGATCTCGCAGGTGATGATGGCCCGCGGCTACAACACCCGCATCGCCCGCGGCGTGCTCGGCGCGGTGCCGCTGGTGATCGGCGGGCTGATCCTGGCGATGATGCCGCATGTCCAGGGCGCGAGCTTCCAGATCGTCCTGCTCGTGGTCGGCACCGGCCTGTGCGGCGCGATCTACGTCGTCTGCCCGCCCATGCTCGGCGAGTTCACGCCGGTATCGCAGCGCGGCGCCATCCTCGCGATCTACGGAGCGCTCTACACGCTCTCGGGCATCATCGCGCCGAACGTGATGGGCACCGTGATCCAGCACGCCGGCAGCATGCTCGATGGCTACATGACCGGCTTCAGCATCAACGCCGCCGTCATGGTCGGCTCTGGCCTGCTCGGCCTCTTGCTGCTCTGGCCGAACACGGAAAAGGCGAGGCTCACGGGTGGTGCGGCGGCGCAGCCCGCCCCGCTGAAAGGCGCGGTCTCGCCGACGTAA
- a CDS encoding ABC transporter ATP-binding protein, with product MLTIRNLSKTFASAGEPVHVLRGVDLDLRAGERVALTGESGSGKSTLLHLIAGLDAADGGSIRLEDIEVTKLSDAGRAELRRDRIGLVFQQFNLIPSLSVADNLAFQARIAGRHDAAWTKELVERLGLGQLLRRYPEQLSGGQQQRVAIGRALATKPSLLLADEPTGNLDEDTADDVLALTRDLVARTGCGFLMVTHSLHLAGTLDRHVTLHAGRIA from the coding sequence GTGCTGACTATCCGAAATCTCTCCAAGACCTTCGCCTCGGCCGGTGAGCCGGTTCACGTGCTGCGCGGCGTCGATCTCGACCTTAGGGCAGGCGAGCGCGTGGCGCTGACCGGCGAGTCCGGCAGCGGCAAGAGCACGCTGCTGCACCTGATCGCCGGCCTCGATGCCGCCGACGGCGGCTCGATCCGGCTGGAGGATATCGAGGTCACCAAGCTCTCCGACGCCGGGCGCGCAGAGCTGCGGCGCGACCGCATCGGCCTCGTGTTCCAGCAGTTCAACCTGATCCCGTCTCTCTCGGTCGCCGACAATCTCGCCTTCCAGGCGCGGATCGCCGGCCGGCATGATGCGGCCTGGACCAAAGAGCTGGTCGAGCGGCTCGGGCTCGGCCAGCTGCTCAGGCGTTATCCGGAGCAATTATCGGGCGGCCAGCAGCAGCGCGTCGCGATCGGCCGCGCGCTCGCGACAAAGCCCTCGCTGCTGCTCGCGGACGAGCCGACCGGCAATCTGGACGAAGACACCGCCGACGACGTGCTGGCGCTGACGCGCGACCTCGTCGCGCGCACCGGCTGCGGCTTCCTGATGGTGACGCACAGCCTGCATCTGGCCGGCACGCTCGACCGCCACGTCACCCTGCATGCGGGGCGGATCGCATGA
- a CDS encoding FtsX-like permease family protein, whose amino-acid sequence MRRALWVLAVLLSHWRRHKMQFATLLIGLIAATALWSGVQAINQQARNAYDRAAATFGGVRTAMLVAPNAATFSQDLFVKLRRAGWPVSPVLEGRVQVNGRSVRLLGIEPVTLPTDVGNAPRPGASDLSGFVAPPGQTLVARETLSDLQEQEGAAPPISSGAKLPPLRVLPQLVPDVLVVDIGVAQRLLNKPDQVSRLLIGKPKGKPAPLQDVVGDQLQRVEPNAETELERLTDSFHLNLTAFGLLSFFVGLFIVNSAVGLAFEQRLPMLRTLRACGASARLVNTVLVIELVALALVAGLIGLVCGYFIAAALLPDVAASLRGLYGAQIPGQLTLRPEWWLAGIGISIAGALVAAATSLIKAIRMPVLATAQPRAWQQRQRRWLILQSLAAGAVFAVALLLLHYGVSLIAGFGVLAALMLGAALILPAFLEIILLAGQRTAQGPLSLWFWADSRQQLSGLSLALMALLLALAVNVGVSTMVETFSRTFIGWLNGRLAADVYISAADNSQGVAIRNWLKERSDVQAILSGGRAETQVQGQPVELFGLPDHPLYRERWPLLETAPRAWTQLVPGNAAFISEQLSRRLNVRVGDVIEVPAPGGTWELDIVGIYADYGNPKGQLAVNVAALIRHFPQTPQTRIGLIVAKDNIAGLIAALQKQFALDDRSVADQATVKAESIRIFNRTFAVTSALNAFTLGVAGIALLTSLLTLANSRLPQLAPLWAVGITRPRLAAIELTKTLSVALFTSLLAVPLGLLVAWCLIAIVNVKAFGWRLPFHVFPLQLVELVAVALLASLLAALLPMVRLARMQPASLVKVFANER is encoded by the coding sequence ATGAGACGCGCGCTGTGGGTCCTCGCCGTGCTGCTCAGCCATTGGCGGCGTCACAAGATGCAGTTCGCAACGCTCCTGATCGGCCTGATCGCGGCGACCGCCTTGTGGAGCGGCGTGCAGGCGATCAACCAGCAGGCCCGCAACGCCTATGACCGCGCCGCGGCGACATTCGGCGGCGTGCGCACGGCCATGCTGGTGGCGCCGAATGCGGCGACGTTCTCCCAAGACTTGTTCGTCAAGCTCCGCCGCGCCGGCTGGCCGGTCTCGCCAGTGCTGGAAGGACGCGTCCAGGTCAACGGACGCTCGGTGCGGCTGCTCGGCATCGAACCGGTGACTTTGCCGACCGATGTCGGCAACGCGCCGCGCCCTGGAGCCTCTGATTTGAGCGGCTTCGTTGCCCCGCCCGGTCAGACATTGGTGGCGCGGGAGACGCTGAGCGATCTGCAGGAGCAGGAGGGCGCGGCGCCACCGATCAGCAGCGGCGCAAAGCTGCCGCCGCTGCGCGTGCTGCCGCAGCTCGTACCCGATGTGCTAGTGGTCGATATCGGCGTGGCGCAGCGGCTGCTGAACAAGCCAGATCAGGTCTCGCGGCTCCTCATCGGCAAGCCGAAGGGCAAGCCGGCGCCGCTGCAAGACGTCGTCGGCGATCAGTTGCAACGGGTCGAGCCGAATGCGGAGACGGAGCTCGAGCGCCTCACCGACAGTTTTCATCTCAACCTCACGGCCTTCGGCCTGTTGTCGTTCTTCGTCGGCCTCTTCATCGTCAATTCGGCCGTGGGCCTCGCCTTCGAGCAGCGGCTGCCGATGCTGCGCACCTTGCGGGCCTGCGGTGCCTCGGCGCGGCTGGTCAACACGGTGCTGGTGATCGAGCTGGTGGCGCTGGCGCTGGTCGCAGGATTGATCGGGCTCGTCTGTGGCTATTTCATCGCGGCGGCGCTTCTCCCCGATGTCGCGGCCTCGCTGCGCGGGCTCTACGGCGCGCAGATCCCGGGGCAACTCACATTGCGGCCTGAATGGTGGCTCGCCGGGATCGGCATCAGCATTGCGGGCGCGCTTGTTGCGGCGGCGACCAGCCTGATCAAGGCGATCAGGATGCCGGTGCTGGCGACGGCGCAGCCGCGCGCCTGGCAGCAGCGGCAGCGGCGCTGGCTGATTCTGCAGAGCCTTGCCGCCGGCGCCGTGTTCGCGGTTGCGCTGCTGCTGCTTCATTACGGCGTGTCGCTGATCGCGGGATTCGGCGTGCTGGCGGCGCTGATGTTAGGTGCGGCGCTGATCCTGCCGGCCTTCCTCGAAATCATCCTGCTCGCCGGCCAGCGCACGGCGCAAGGTCCGCTATCGCTGTGGTTCTGGGCGGATAGCCGGCAACAGCTGTCGGGACTGTCGCTGGCGCTGATGGCGTTGCTGCTCGCGCTCGCCGTCAATGTCGGGGTGTCCACCATGGTGGAAACCTTCAGCCGCACCTTCATCGGCTGGCTCAACGGGCGGCTCGCCGCCGACGTCTACATCAGCGCGGCCGACAATTCGCAGGGCGTTGCGATCCGCAACTGGCTGAAGGAGCGCAGCGACGTACAGGCGATCCTGTCGGGCGGACGCGCCGAGACGCAGGTTCAGGGCCAGCCGGTGGAATTGTTCGGCCTGCCCGACCACCCGCTCTATCGCGAGCGCTGGCCGCTGCTGGAGACCGCGCCGCGCGCCTGGACTCAGCTCGTGCCGGGCAATGCCGCCTTCATCAGCGAGCAGCTCAGCCGCCGCCTCAACGTCCGCGTCGGCGATGTGATCGAGGTGCCGGCGCCGGGCGGGACGTGGGAGCTCGACATCGTCGGCATCTATGCCGATTACGGCAACCCCAAGGGCCAGCTCGCGGTGAATGTCGCGGCGCTGATCCGGCATTTTCCGCAGACGCCGCAGACCCGGATTGGCCTGATCGTCGCGAAGGACAATATCGCCGGCCTGATCGCGGCGCTGCAGAAGCAGTTCGCGCTCGACGATCGCAGCGTCGCCGACCAGGCGACGGTGAAGGCGGAATCGATCCGCATCTTCAATCGCACCTTTGCCGTCACGTCGGCGCTGAACGCCTTCACGCTCGGCGTCGCCGGCATTGCGCTCCTGACCAGCCTGCTGACGCTGGCGAACTCGCGCCTGCCGCAGCTCGCGCCGCTGTGGGCGGTCGGCATCACGCGGCCGCGCCTTGCCGCGATCGAGTTGACCAAGACGCTGTCGGTCGCGCTGTTCACCTCGCTCCTGGCCGTGCCGCTCGGGCTCCTGGTGGCGTGGTGCCTGATCGCGATCGTGAACGTAAAGGCGTTCGGCTGGCGGCTGCCGTTCCACGTCTTTCCGCTGCAACTGGTCGAGCTGGTTGCGGTGGCGCTGCTCGCTTCGCTGCTTGCAGCGCTGCTGCCGATGGTGCGGCTGGCGCGGATGCAGCCGGCGAGCCTCGTCAAGGTGTTTGCCAATGAGCGCTGA
- a CDS encoding lipocalin-like domain-containing protein, which yields MSADRISRRAFAGGLAALALARRASAQGYAGLGETADGFAKVTPGKAFAFPADHGPHPEFRIEWWYLTANLIDSSGAACGLQWTLFRQAARPGPQGEGWANQQIWMAHAAVTRAGTHRFSEVFSRGGIGQADVTDKPFAAWIDDWEMKGFEKTGDHILAPLTLKASGTDFSYALTLEADRPVVLQGDHGYSRKSERGQASYYYSQPFYRARGTLTIDDKPVDVSGQAWMDREWSSQPLDADQTGWDWLSLHLASGDKLMLYRLRQKDGKDYPFGNWISAAGDTQMIAGNDIQMSPKATAEVAGRKLPVEWQIAIPSRSFSILCKPLNPKAWMGTGFSYWEGPISFAGTHDGVGYLELTGY from the coding sequence ATGAGCGCTGATCGGATCTCCCGGCGCGCCTTTGCCGGCGGCCTCGCCGCACTCGCTCTCGCACGCCGCGCCAGCGCGCAAGGTTATGCCGGGCTCGGCGAGACCGCCGACGGCTTTGCCAAGGTGACGCCGGGAAAGGCCTTTGCTTTCCCAGCCGATCACGGGCCGCATCCGGAGTTTCGCATCGAATGGTGGTATCTCACGGCGAATCTCATCGACAGCAGCGGCGCGGCGTGCGGCCTGCAATGGACGCTGTTTCGGCAGGCGGCGCGGCCGGGGCCGCAAGGCGAAGGCTGGGCCAATCAGCAGATCTGGATGGCGCATGCCGCAGTGACGCGCGCAGGCACGCACCGCTTCAGCGAAGTGTTTTCGCGCGGCGGGATCGGACAGGCCGACGTCACGGACAAGCCGTTCGCGGCCTGGATCGATGATTGGGAGATGAAAGGTTTTGAAAAGACCGGCGACCACATCTTGGCGCCGTTGACGCTGAAGGCCTCGGGCACCGACTTCAGCTACGCGTTGACGCTGGAGGCCGATCGTCCGGTGGTGCTGCAGGGCGACCACGGCTACAGCCGCAAATCGGAGCGCGGACAGGCGTCGTATTATTACAGCCAGCCGTTCTATCGTGCGCGCGGCACGCTCACCATCGACGACAAGCCTGTCGATGTTTCCGGGCAAGCCTGGATGGACCGCGAATGGAGCAGCCAGCCGCTCGATGCCGACCAGACCGGCTGGGACTGGCTGTCGCTGCATCTCGCATCCGGCGACAAGCTGATGCTGTACCGGCTGCGCCAGAAGGACGGCAAGGATTATCCGTTCGGCAACTGGATCAGCGCCGCCGGCGACACACAGATGATTGCGGGCAATGATATCCAGATGAGTCCGAAAGCAACGGCCGAGGTCGCGGGCCGCAAGCTGCCGGTGGAATGGCAGATCGCGATTCCCTCGCGCTCGTTCTCGATTCTTTGCAAGCCGCTCAATCCGAAGGCATGGATGGGGACGGGCTTCTCCTATTGGGAGGGCCCGATCAGCTTTGCCGGCACGCATGACGGCGTTGGCTATCTCGAGTTGACGGGCTATTGA
- a CDS encoding MAPEG family protein translates to MYHLTALVTLLAIAFYFFTCINVSRSRTQTGVKVPAMSGHPDFERAFRIQMNTLEWMPIFLPALWLFAIYIGDAVAAGIGAVWIIGRIVYFIGYSQAAAKRGPGFAIQALAAIALWAGALGAVVLRMV, encoded by the coding sequence ATGTATCATCTCACCGCTCTCGTCACGCTGCTGGCGATCGCATTTTATTTCTTCACCTGCATCAACGTCTCGCGCTCGCGCACCCAAACCGGCGTCAAGGTGCCGGCGATGTCGGGCCATCCGGATTTCGAGCGCGCGTTCCGCATCCAGATGAACACGCTGGAATGGATGCCGATCTTCCTGCCGGCACTCTGGTTGTTCGCGATCTATATCGGCGATGCCGTTGCGGCCGGGATCGGCGCGGTGTGGATCATCGGCCGCATCGTCTATTTCATCGGCTATTCGCAGGCCGCCGCAAAACGCGGCCCGGGTTTCGCGATCCAGGCGCTGGCCGCAATCGCGCTGTGGGCGGGGGCGTTGGGCGCGGTGGTGTTGCGGATGGTGTGA
- a CDS encoding ABC transporter substrate-binding protein — MKSSLLAAVAMSALLLAAPASAQGVKIGILNDQSGVYADYGGKWSVEAAKMAIEDFGGEVLGQKIELVTADHQNKPDLATSIARRWYDVENVDMITELTTSSVALAVHELSKEKKKVDIVVGAATSRLTGDACQPYGFHWAYDTRALGVGTGGALTKAGGDTWFFLTADYAFGYALEKDTSEIVTANGGKVVGSVRVPLNSSDFSSFLLQAQSSKAKIVGLANAGLDTTNSIKQAAEFGIVSGGQKLAGLLMTLAEVNGLGLQAAQGLVLTEGYYWDLNDKTRNLGERFLKRTGRMPSMIHAGTYSATLSYLKAVKAAGTKDPEAVSKKLKELPVNDDFAQGGKVLENGRMVHDMYLFEVKKPSESKKPWDYYKLLATVPGDKAFFSAKDSGCPLTK; from the coding sequence ATGAAATCATCCCTTTTGGCCGCCGTCGCAATGTCGGCCCTGCTGCTGGCGGCACCGGCCTCCGCGCAAGGCGTCAAGATCGGCATCCTCAACGATCAGTCCGGCGTCTATGCCGACTATGGTGGCAAATGGTCGGTCGAGGCCGCCAAGATGGCGATCGAGGATTTTGGCGGCGAGGTTTTGGGCCAGAAGATCGAGCTCGTCACCGCCGACCACCAGAACAAGCCTGACCTTGCGACCTCGATCGCCCGGCGCTGGTATGACGTCGAGAACGTCGACATGATCACGGAGCTGACGACCTCCTCGGTCGCGCTCGCGGTCCACGAGCTTTCCAAGGAGAAGAAGAAGGTCGACATCGTCGTCGGCGCCGCGACCTCGCGGCTCACCGGCGATGCCTGCCAGCCCTACGGCTTCCACTGGGCCTATGACACCCGCGCGCTCGGCGTCGGCACCGGCGGTGCGCTGACCAAGGCCGGCGGCGACACCTGGTTCTTCCTCACCGCGGACTACGCCTTCGGCTATGCGCTGGAGAAGGACACCAGCGAGATCGTCACCGCCAATGGCGGCAAGGTGGTCGGCTCGGTGCGCGTGCCGCTCAACTCCTCCGACTTCTCCTCCTTCCTGCTGCAGGCGCAGAGTTCGAAGGCGAAGATCGTCGGTCTCGCCAATGCCGGCCTCGACACCACCAACTCGATCAAGCAGGCGGCCGAGTTTGGCATCGTCTCCGGCGGCCAGAAGCTCGCGGGCCTCCTGATGACGCTTGCCGAGGTGAACGGCCTCGGTCTTCAGGCCGCGCAAGGTCTGGTGCTGACCGAGGGCTATTACTGGGATCTCAACGACAAGACCCGCAATCTCGGCGAACGCTTCCTCAAGCGCACCGGCCGGATGCCGAGCATGATCCATGCCGGCACCTATTCGGCGACGCTGAGCTACCTGAAGGCGGTCAAGGCCGCCGGCACCAAAGACCCGGAGGCCGTTTCCAAGAAGCTGAAGGAGCTACCGGTCAACGACGATTTCGCGCAAGGCGGCAAGGTGCTCGAGAACGGCCGCATGGTCCACGACATGTATCTGTTCGAGGTCAAGAAGCCCTCGGAGTCGAAGAAGCCCTGGGATTATTACAAGCTGCTCGCCACCGTTCCCGGCGACAAGGCGTTCTTCTCCGCCAAGGACAGCGGCTGCCCGCTGACGAAGTGA
- a CDS encoding efflux RND transporter permease subunit, with product MNLGRLSINQPILAMVLSIVLLIVGAIAYTTLPVSEYPQVVPPTVVVTTQYPGASAQTVSDTVAAPIEQEINGVEDMLYLYSQATSNGQLTITVTFKLGTDLDKAQVLVQNRVAIAQPRLPEEVQRNGVTTRKNSPDILMVVFMLSPDDTFDQLYISNYALLQVRDQLLRLDGVGDIQIFGARDYSMRLWLDPDRIANLGLTSTEVIAAIRAQNIQIAGGQVAEPPITDRAFQPNLVFTGRLKDQRQFEDILIKAGSDGRTVRLRDVARIELGALSYSTNSFLLRKSAVGMLVTQRPGSNALATAKSISDTMVKLKESFPKGLDYNIGYNPTEFIAQSVHELIKTIYEAMLLVVVVVLVFLQGWRPAIIPIIAIPVSLVGTFAVMAALGFSINNLTLFGLVLAVGIVVDDAIVVVENVERHLEHGLSRRDAALKTMEEVGGALVSIALVLCAVFVPTAFLGGISGQFFQQFAVTIAVATAISCFCSLTLSPALASLILTPHEEKRPPAAWNVIARGWNAFTGVFNRVFDRLSHGYAGLANFVIRHSVVMLLIYVVLIGSAGWLIGTTPQGFIPAQDRGYVIVSVQLPGAASLARTTEIVREIERIALDTPGIIRVAVFAGFSGATRTQQGNAAALFPVFDEPEVRLKKGLTANAITAELRKRLAALQGAFIIVIPPPAVPGIGTGGGFTIRIQDRQGRGPELLAAATDELVAAARKSPSLLGPTVFSPFTANTPQLFVDIDRTKAQKLGVPIANVNDTIQTYFGSTYVNDFNLFGRTYHVTAQADFPFRKEPSDLARLRTRNASGDMVMLGSVVEFKDVSGPDRVARYNLYAASELQGEPAPGVSSTTALNTIKKLADDILPSGFTFEWTDLSYQQITGGNAGLYVFPICVLFVYLVLAAQYGSWTLPFAVILIVPMCLLAATIGVRIMGQDVNVLTQIGFVVLVGLAAKNAILIVEFARDIENEGKPRLEAVIEACRLRLRPILMTSFAFILGVLPLVISSGSGSEMRQAVGVAVFFGMIGVTLFGLLFTPIFYVVVRNLAEGRRDKKPEVAA from the coding sequence ATGAATCTTGGCCGTCTCTCCATCAACCAGCCCATCCTCGCGATGGTGCTGTCGATCGTGCTGCTGATCGTCGGCGCGATCGCCTACACCACGCTGCCGGTCTCCGAATATCCGCAAGTGGTGCCGCCGACCGTCGTCGTCACCACGCAATATCCCGGCGCCTCCGCGCAGACCGTGTCCGACACGGTCGCGGCCCCCATCGAGCAGGAGATCAACGGCGTCGAGGACATGCTGTATCTCTACAGCCAGGCGACCTCCAACGGCCAGCTCACCATCACCGTCACCTTCAAGCTCGGCACCGACCTCGACAAGGCCCAGGTGCTGGTGCAGAACCGCGTCGCGATCGCGCAGCCGCGGCTTCCTGAGGAAGTCCAGCGCAACGGCGTCACGACGCGCAAGAACTCGCCCGACATCCTGATGGTCGTGTTCATGCTGTCGCCGGACGACACGTTCGACCAGCTCTACATCTCCAACTACGCGCTGCTCCAGGTCCGCGACCAGCTGCTGCGCCTCGACGGCGTCGGCGACATCCAGATCTTCGGCGCGCGCGACTACTCCATGAGGTTGTGGCTTGACCCCGACCGCATCGCCAATCTCGGCCTGACCTCGACCGAGGTGATCGCGGCGATCCGCGCGCAGAACATCCAGATCGCAGGCGGCCAGGTTGCCGAGCCGCCGATCACCGACCGCGCGTTCCAGCCGAATCTCGTGTTCACCGGACGCCTGAAGGATCAGAGACAGTTCGAGGATATCCTGATCAAGGCCGGCTCGGACGGCCGAACCGTGCGTCTACGCGATGTCGCCCGCATCGAGCTCGGTGCGCTCTCCTACTCCACCAACAGCTTCCTGTTGCGCAAATCGGCCGTCGGCATGCTGGTGACGCAGCGGCCCGGGTCGAACGCGCTGGCGACCGCGAAAAGCATCTCCGACACCATGGTCAAGCTGAAGGAGAGTTTTCCGAAAGGCCTCGACTACAATATCGGCTACAATCCGACCGAGTTCATCGCGCAATCCGTCCACGAGCTGATCAAGACCATCTACGAGGCCATGCTGCTTGTGGTCGTCGTGGTGCTCGTGTTCCTGCAGGGCTGGCGCCCGGCGATCATCCCGATCATCGCGATTCCGGTCTCGCTGGTCGGCACCTTTGCGGTGATGGCGGCGCTCGGCTTCTCCATCAACAATCTCACGCTTTTCGGCCTCGTGCTCGCCGTCGGTATCGTCGTCGACGACGCCATTGTGGTGGTCGAGAATGTCGAGCGGCATCTCGAGCATGGCCTCAGTCGGCGCGATGCCGCGCTGAAAACCATGGAGGAGGTCGGCGGCGCGCTGGTCTCGATCGCGCTGGTGCTATGTGCCGTGTTCGTGCCGACGGCGTTCCTTGGCGGCATTTCCGGGCAATTCTTCCAGCAATTCGCCGTCACCATCGCGGTTGCGACCGCGATCTCCTGCTTCTGCTCGCTGACGCTGTCGCCGGCGCTGGCCTCGCTGATCCTCACGCCGCACGAGGAGAAGCGGCCGCCGGCGGCCTGGAACGTCATCGCGCGCGGATGGAATGCCTTCACCGGCGTCTTCAACCGCGTGTTCGACCGGCTGTCGCATGGCTATGCGGGTCTTGCGAATTTCGTGATCCGGCACTCGGTGGTGATGTTGCTGATCTACGTCGTGCTGATCGGCAGCGCCGGCTGGCTGATCGGGACCACGCCGCAGGGCTTCATCCCCGCGCAGGATCGCGGCTACGTCATCGTCTCCGTGCAATTGCCCGGCGCGGCGTCGCTGGCGCGCACCACCGAGATCGTGCGCGAGATCGAGCGGATCGCGCTGGATACCCCGGGCATCATCCGAGTTGCCGTCTTCGCCGGCTTCTCGGGTGCGACGCGCACGCAGCAGGGCAACGCAGCGGCGCTGTTTCCGGTGTTCGATGAACCCGAGGTGCGCCTGAAGAAGGGGCTGACGGCGAACGCCATCACGGCCGAGCTGCGCAAGCGGCTCGCCGCGCTCCAGGGCGCGTTCATCATCGTCATTCCGCCGCCGGCCGTCCCCGGCATCGGCACCGGCGGCGGCTTCACCATCCGCATCCAGGACCGCCAGGGCCGCGGGCCGGAGCTGCTCGCCGCAGCCACCGACGAGCTTGTCGCCGCTGCGCGCAAATCGCCGTCGCTGCTCGGCCCCACGGTGTTCTCGCCGTTCACGGCGAATACGCCGCAACTCTTCGTCGACATCGACCGCACCAAGGCGCAGAAGCTCGGCGTTCCCATCGCCAACGTCAACGACACGATCCAGACCTATTTCGGATCGACCTATGTCAACGACTTCAACCTGTTCGGCCGCACCTATCACGTCACGGCGCAGGCAGACTTCCCGTTCCGGAAAGAGCCAAGCGACCTCGCGCGGCTGCGCACGCGCAACGCCTCCGGCGACATGGTGATGCTGGGCAGCGTGGTCGAGTTCAAGGACGTCTCGGGCCCCGACCGCGTCGCGCGCTACAATCTCTATGCGGCCTCCGAACTGCAGGGCGAGCCGGCGCCGGGCGTCAGCTCGACCACCGCGCTCAACACCATCAAGAAGCTCGCCGACGACATCTTGCCGAGCGGCTTTACCTTCGAATGGACCGACCTGTCCTATCAGCAGATCACCGGCGGCAATGCGGGCCTCTACGTGTTCCCGATCTGCGTGCTGTTCGTCTATCTCGTGCTCGCCGCGCAATATGGCAGCTGGACGCTGCCCTTCGCGGTGATCCTGATCGTGCCGATGTGCCTGCTCGCCGCCACCATCGGCGTGCGAATCATGGGGCAGGACGTCAACGTCCTGACCCAGATCGGCTTCGTGGTGCTGGTGGGGCTAGCTGCAAAGAACGCGATCCTGATCGTCGAGTTCGCGCGCGACATCGAGAACGAAGGCAAGCCGCGGCTGGAGGCCGTGATCGAGGCCTGCCGCCTGCGTTTGCGGCCGATCCTGATGACGTCCTTCGCCTTCATCCTCGGCGTCCTGCCGCTGGTGATCTCGAGTGGCTCCGGCTCGGAGATGCGGCAGGCGGTCGGCGTTGCCGTGTTCTTCGGCATGATCGGCGTGACGCTGTTCGGGCTGCTGTTCACCCCGATCTTTTACGTCGTGGTGCGGAACCTCGCCGAAGGGCGGCGCGACAAGAAGCCGGAGGTGGCGGCCTGA